The Procambarus clarkii isolate CNS0578487 chromosome 68, FALCON_Pclarkii_2.0, whole genome shotgun sequence genomic interval CCCGGCATATAATTCTAACCCTAAATCGTGTTAGGGAATAGCCTACACTCGCTGGCTGGTCAGTATACTGCCACGGCTTTGATCTTTGGCTCGACTCCACACAACACCAGCTGGAAGTGCTGGTGGTGCAATAAAGCactattgtcatgttttcgtgcaTTAAAAGAAGGTCaaagtaaatatttaattataaatCCATTCTTGGGTACCTGTGATTAACAAAAACAGTGGATTCACCCGTTAGGCAAGCCTAGCAAATTAAAAACTGCAATTAATCAACAACTCTTATTAGAAATTTAATTTTACTCAGTTTTATCTAATTAACTAATAAGGTTGTTATTGTATAACTATTCATAAATAGTTGTTCCGTTACATTTGACTTTCCAAAATTATTTAAACTAATTATAAGGAAAAAATACTGTAATAAGTTTTATTGCCTAATATGCATTTTCTAGAAATTACAATGCTCATTAGAAGACAtgataatgaataaataaaaaaaggcaATTCAGACAACAATTTTTGCCATGCTAATGACATTGTTTCCCGTTTTGCAATGCATCAATTTATAGTAATTTACTTTACATTGAGGTATGGTTTATTCTGTGGCAtaactttaaaaaaaataaataaataaaaagaggCCAAAATGTAATAATGCTTGAAATAGACGTGTATCGACAAGGAAAATTATTACAATACAAAATTTGAAAGACGAGATTGCCATAAACTAAATATAATAATCACTTAATGTCCAATACCCATCTACGATACTCGCCTATTGGTACCATCAATAGCACCCAGCAGGACACCCGAAGCTTAAAATCCATATTGAAACCAATCCTTAAGACAAGCCGCCGGTTTTCTGTCCCGTAGAGGCCACTAAGGAGACTGATCTTCAGGCtgtaaactgcacctattctcaagaagaagaagagaagatcTTCAGGCAAATTCATGGTTTGTTCTGCCAGGGATAGGTTATCTGGCTGTGGTTATTCATCGTTCGACGACTCATTATCTTGTTATGTACTGGGCTTTTATCCACGCTTGGCATTTTGGAGGTCTAATGAGGTCTTGGCGGCTTGTTACCTGGTCACCGTCGTGTTTGTTTTCCCTGGGTTCGGTTGCCGTTCTGTGGCCGGATTCATcaggcagttacacaagtactaacAAACCATTCACAATCATTAATTACACATCTACTTACGAACCTCTAAGTCAACGGTGGTGTCAACGCTTTGGGGAATTCATTCTTGCTCTCCTCCCCTGGtgcatctctttttttttttcttttctctgTGGTTAGTTAGGTATCAAACAGTCAACTATGAGGAGTCACAGTTCGACCCCTCCAGATAAATTACTAAATTTTCAGTAATTAAATACGTGCTTCACAATCAAGTAGTTAGTCTGTTTTCTTCGGACTTTTTGGATCTGAACTGATGAGTGTTGACATGGAAGACTGAATGgacacccgtcctcgactcaagtccattcagtccgtcctccaaacagactcaaaagtgattccatccactcagcaaaccccctgtttatgaattttATAAATGAAAACCGCCTTACACACGACTCACTTTTTTCTGTTAGATTTCGTTctaacacttctggaacaagtgcttcactgacgaattttgttcgaaccacaacgatgtaaatgcttcacccacgtacttcaaatacaaataatcgccaacataacctaaatacctaacctaacctaacctatgtctatatatgcacaatattctTGAAGGTTAGTATTCATCCAAATCGATTACAAAATCTGCAACAATAACGACACACTCCTGCCCCTTGGGATATCACTTTCTTTCCAAATCACTATTCTCTCTTTCCCACCCaacaagctgattaaagaacaatcCATACTTCGACAGGAAACAAAATACAATGCCTTAAGTCAAATTGATGAGCTGGTCAAATTATTTACGCCGATAGCTCCTTGTGTCGGGAAAAAACCGACCTACTTTAATAATTCTagttacaataggcagataattgtGCTGCTGTTCTTGTACTAACCCATTAACCAAAACCAAGATAAATGAATTGAATAACTCTTTCAAAGAAAACGACATTACAGTGGAATTGCCCGTCACaacaaattatattaataaaatattaataatcaCTAAAAACTCACAGTCCAgtgttaaaattaataaaaaactgtTCCCTGTGACTGGATAAAATAAATTTACTATTAAAATCAATGCCTCCCTACCTTTGGCTATAAATAAACAGAAACTGACCGGTTCCAATAACGTGACAGCCGGGGAAGGCGGGCGGCAGTGTGGAGAGATCACTGCTCTCGTGAGGTAGCAAAAGGAAGCAGCTTCGTTTATATTCGTGAACCCGAGCCATCTAGACGTTCTTCAGCTGCCACAACCTCTAAATAACGAGAGTATCTCGTTTCCGGTTGGTCCTAAACAGTCCAAATATTATTGATTGGCCTTTTAATAATATGAATGACATACTGGTTAGGAGGCAGGCGACACCCCAAACCAGGGCGAGCCACTCACAATCTAGTAAaatctatataataataataatttaaacgtGCCATATCTGTGATAGGAAGCAAATTTGCAATAGTTAGATCGCATTCTTCCGGCAGATCTAATGTGGTGACCTGGGAATTAGGCGTCAGCAACCTGTCACCACAAGGGAACAGACGCCCTAGCCTCGAGGTGTATACCTGGCACATTGCTCACGTGTCTCTATAATATCCGTACTTGAGGCCTTCAAACAGCTAAGGCCTTGGTGTACAAACTAACTCCAGTAGAATAATAAACTAACATTTAGTAGAAATTTCCTGTCAATCGATAAATTCTCGATTGATAGGCTACTATCATTAATTAACCCCCTCACTTGTGTTTGGATATGACTTATGGGAGAACGTAAAGCtatacagtccactcaattaaACATACAACCCGCTAAGCTAtcgaaataaataataaataagtcAATTATACATTATAAATTAGACTACattaattataattaaaacaaattaaataatatccaaagagtcagaatttcCCACACCTTGCACCAGTCCTATGGTgctgctggaagtgcagttgtgacAGGGAGATGACTTCTTCCTATGATTGTGGAGCGCGTAtaaataactgggcctccactcttcaaactatGGTAAAGACTGAGGGAGATCCCTCAGGTGAACACTGCATCCTTTAGGTAAAATTGGTACATTTGCGCCTAGCCACCAACACAAAAAGTGTTTCAGACAAGTTTTAGAACTAAGAATTTACAATGAATTATAAGTTACAATGTGATTTGTCACTTTTAAATCGATAAATATGCCTCGTAACTGAGGCAAACACTGAGAATGTGTATTAATCTTGCGAGTTAGCATAATTATATTCAGTTTCTGAATATTCATAATTATAATCAGCTGCTAATGACTGCTATGAATATAAAACTCATAAAAGGGAAAGTTGTGATAATGAGAAAACGATACTAATGACAATGTATTTTAATGTCCTTTTAAACCAATTTTGGTACTCGAACCTTTAATTTCATTTCtgtttattataaaaataatCAATTCCGTTGCTTAAGCTGTAAACATCTACGACATACCGAAATACATTTGTAATGTGAATTTCTTTCCAGTAAAAAGAAATTGTAATGCAGAGTTGTATACATATTCAGGTTAATGTAACTGTTTATAAATAGTTTGCTTACCTTAATTGTTGTGGATGGGATAGTTTGGTCCTTCATAGTGGTAGTGGTCGGGACCTTCTTGGTGGTGGGGTCTTGAGTGGTGGCCTGTgaagctgtggtggtggaggtctgtgaggctgtggtggtggaggtctgtgaggctgtggtggcctgtgtggttgtggtggtggaggcttgtgtggttgtggaggtctgtgtggttgttgtggtgggggccTGTGTGGTTCTGATGGTGGGGATCAGTGTGATTGTGGTGGGTGCCAGTGTGGTTGTGCTAGGAGCCTCtgttattgtggtgggggcctgtgaggtgatggtggggatctgtgtggtgtctgttttcttagTAACAGTTTCAATAACCTCGGGTTGGGTGGGTTCCTCGTGCAGAGCTGTGGTGATGTTGCCTAACTGAGACTGGATTAACGCCATTTGATTGCGGGTAAGGAAAAACATCTTCTTTAGCATGGTTGTGCTCTCGTCCGCCTTTGCAATAAATTCTTTTTGAAGGCTGCCAGCCATGTTCTCAGTAGAGTTCTGGACCTGTTGCCGGAGGTTGTCGAGTGAGGCGCGGAACTCTTCCCTTAATTTACTCACTTCCACGTTGAGAGCCCGGGTGAGGTCGGCACCAAGACGCCGCAGCTCGGCCATGGCGAGGTTGTGGCGAATGGAGGCAGAGTTGCTGATGGAGGCGGGCGAACGAGCTTCACTCTCATGGCTCCTATAGTTCTCCGGTTCACTGCCGCCATTGCTTGGAGCATCTCTTTGCATCCTGTCAAGTTTGTTGTCCATGTAATTCTTCAGAGAGTCGATGTGATGAGTTATGTCATTTCTCATGATAATTAACTCGGCCCGCAGATTGTCACTTAAGGCTGGAACATGGTGATTAAATTCACTGGCGATAACTTCTCGCATGACCTGAGAATGATCCTGGCTTTGTGATTGGAATTCCTCGAAAGTTTGAGCCGGAATCATCAAGGGTGTGGTGTCTCCCGCGACGATGGAGGCGGCGTGAGCCAACAAGAGAAGAGTGAAGGAGGTTGCTGCTGCCATGATGGCGGCGAGACACTGACAGCGCCAGGATCACGGCCGTCACCCCGGCTCCAACCCTGTGGCCTTGGGAAGGACACCTTGATAATGGATCTCGCTATAGCCTTCACCCGTACCCATACATGTAGCAAGGGACTTGAAAGAGGAGATATGGTCTATTGGCGAGTTTTCAATCTTCAGTTTTTGTGGTTCAATTGTGCGATTACCAATGTGTCTGTTAAACACCTGTGTTTTCAGCGTTGGTTATAAGATCAAAGGCTCTTAAGCTGCACGTTTGCAGTTTAAGACTGGCTGCATTTCGCGGTGAGATTTTGTGTACCCAAGGATATCGCCTGCACAGGTAATAGTTTTTAGGACTGTTGGGATCGATTTTAGTAAGGCATCTATTAGTACACTGAAGCTCAATACTTCCCCCTTGAGGAAAGACAAGTTGCGTTCATTTAATTTtcacttgtagccttggaacagtgcggaggacttccggttggtaaggtaGCCTTGAATATGATGTAACAATTGACCATGTATATCCATTCCAGCTAATTCATACAAGATCACTTTCCTGTTAGCAATATGAGGCATTATTCGAACCAAGAAATGGTGTGCTGGTGCCTTCTATCTCAATGAACAGTGAAAAAgattgtgaaaccattgatattgggtgacatgtgctctttaactctatacaatactcAATTAGGCACCAATCTCTCAAAACTTTTACACATGcagctggtcagtgagatgggacaaaCATCAGGTTGATTAGGTTGTGGTACAGATACCGCGAGACAGCTGGTCCAGATACCACGAGATAGCTGGTCCAGGCAGGGTACAGGTACCGAGAGACAgcgggtccatgatacaggcagctCTGTCCGGTGACGTAACTCCCATTAAACAGTTCAAATAATTACCAGGTACATGATGTAGTCTAAGGGGTCTTGATGGTTGGGTTCGTTTTCGACTCACAATCGGAAattcgggttcgaatcctgggcaggacagaaatagtcgggcgcgtttcctatcacctaatgcacctgttcacctagtagtaaatatgtacccaggagttagtcagcttgatgtggggtggggggggggggggggtgatttaaGCTTGTTTCCCAAGACAATGCATTATATCATAAGTGATACCGTCCTCTCCACGAGCAGTGctgctgcccctggagagggctgcatacaTTTCataatatggaacatcacattcatcatgctgTTTGTTCAATATAAATTTATGAGAGTATTTCTGTCTTTGGCCTTTGCAATTTTCCCCAATGCTACCGGTAGCATTTCCTAGCTAGAGACCAGAACCTATTTTGAAAATAACTGCAGGTTGGCCTTGTGTAATGGGTTTggatgtgaaacttgtctactttTTTCCAAATAATTTGCTTATGACTTTCTGGGCTTTGATTGGGAGTGTGTGTTGGTTAAGGTAATCATGAGGAAAAAGCACTAGGCCAGATAACTAGCACTTTgaaaggatatgaggacaaggagctgggacaggacagagggaaggaatggtgctggtTAAGTCCGGTAACAAAACCCTCTCAATCATTTTATCAATGACGCCTTAAGATGGCATAAATTTCACAGGTCCTCAGCTTCACTATACTTCGTGTTCCACGGCCAGGAGAGCGGCTCCGGCAATATAGTTCCTATTGTCGGGGTCAAGAAGCCTGTTGGGCTTGACCAGTCTTCTCTAGGCCCACCATTAACCTTCCCAACCATGATAGCTACAACGATTCCCTACCTCCCTGGTGAACAGTGGtggaggaaggggtggggggagacatAGAGGGGTTCGGGGAACAGTGGAGGAGTGAGgggatttggggggggggaggacagagGTTGAGACAGTCGGGAGAGCCTGGGCTTGTGCTGTACTGATGGCTTCCGGTGCGATTGATTGCAGGCTTACATAGCCTGCAATCAGGCATAGCCTCCTGGTCTtagtggtggagtgagggggtTGGGGAAAACAGTGGTGGAGTGAGGGGTGGGGTGGAGGAGTGAGGGGTTGGGGGGAAACGTGGAGGAGTGAAGACACCAGTGGGGTGGAACAGTGGTGGAGTGAAGACACCAGTGGGGTGGAACAGTGGTGGAGTGAAGACACCAGTGGGGTGGAACAGTGGTGGAGTGAAGACACCAGTGGGGTGGAACAGTGGTGGAGTGAAGACACCAGTGGGGTGGAACAGTGGTGGAGTGAAGACACCAGTGGGGTGGAACAGTGGTGGAGTGAAGACACCAGTGGGGTGGAACAGTGGTGGAGTGAAGACACCAGTGGGTTGGAACAGTGGTGGAGTGAAGACACCAGTGGGGTGGAACAGTGGTGGAGTGAAGACACCAGTGGGGTGGAACAGTGGTGGAGTGAAGACACCAGTGGGGTGGAACAGTGGTGGAGTGAAGACACCAGTGGGGTGGAACAGTGGTGGAGTGAAGACACCAGTGGGGTGGAACAGTGGTGGAGTGAAGACACCAGTGGGGTGGAACAGTGGTGGAGTGAAGACACCAGTGGGGTGGAACAGTGGTGGAGTGAAGACACCAGTGGGGTGGAACAGTGGTGGAGTGAAGACACCAGTGGGGTGGAACAGTGGTGTTATTTCTTTGTGCTGATTTAGATCCAGTCCtagtattttccaagtgtaaattattgtgtACTCTCCCACA includes:
- the LOC123774782 gene encoding tenascin-N translates to MAAATSFTLLLLAHAASIVAGDTTPLMIPAQTFEEFQSQSQDHSQVMREVIASEFNHHVPALSDNLRAELIIMRNDITHHIDSLKNYMDNKLDRMQRDAPSNGGSEPENYRSHESEARSPASISNSASIRHNLAMAELRRLGADLTRALNVEVSKLREEFRASLDNLRQQVQNSTENMAGSLQKEFIAKADESTTMLKKMFFLTRNQMALIQSQLGNITTALHEEPTQPEVIETVTKKTDTTQIPTITSQAPTTITEAPSTTTLAPTTITLIPTIRTTQAPTTTTTQTSTTTQASTTTTTQATTASQTSTTTASQTSTTTASQATTQDPTTKKVPTTTTMKDQTIPSTTIKPEVFPRECREAMKEGGSRTGVTQIQPAYDMPLKRVWCEQSVEGGGWTVMLRRRRQDPQLDFRRSWDTYARGFGDPDGEYWIGLETLYRLTKGNPYSLRVHMTWEDEEATSLYHFFSVGPSRSNDHGYELSVGGYNESSTGGDAMEYHNGMDFTTYDSDNDGATGGSCSEWSGGGGWWFNFCYYSNPTGIYPPAGLPESTKVDHLLEWRKWQGYYTYLSSLTMMIRPN